The window CTCTCCACCCCAGTCTAAGCTGGCCTACCCTTCTCTTATACCAACAGCAGCGTCTTTCTGTTTTTTGTATTAACAAGTCCTTTATGACTTCATGTGAGTGTTGAGTGCCTGATGCCCCTCTAGACTGAACACTACCTGAATGCAGGAAGCAAGTCTGTTCAGTCCAGCACGTAGCAGAAAGCCTGATTCATAGAAGATGCTCAGTAGGAGCAcatgggtgggtcagtggttgagggtctgccttccgctcagcttgtgatcccagagtcctgggattgagtcccgtgtccggccccccatggggagcctgcttctccctctgcctgtgtctctgcttcattctctgtgcctctcatgaataaataaataaaatcttaaaaaaaaagatgtccagTAAAGTTTTATGACTGAACACATCATTGTCTGAAAATCACACAATTAATAACAGTACTAAGTGGTTTTCTGTGTCTTGGAGATGATGTTCTCTAAGAAAGTGGTTTTAGTGGAAACAAGGAAAGGTTCCTGATGGTCATTTCAGTTGACTCTGCTCGGAAAAGCCGTGTCATTTCGGGTTGGTAACCACGTGTTTTTTCCTCTCCAGAATGGAGATCTCCTCTCACCAGTCCCACCTCCTGCAACAACTGAATGAGCAACGCAGGCAAGATGTCTTTTGTGATTGCAGCATTCTGGTTGAAGGGAAGGTCTTCAAAGCACATCGAAATGTACTATTCGCTAGCAGTGGCTACTTCAAAATGCTCCTTTCTCAGAATTCGAAGGAGACAAGTCAGCCAACCACGGCTACATTTCAGGCTTTCTCCCCAGACACTTTTACGGTTATCCTGGACTTTGTCTATTCCGGCAAACTCTCTCTTACTGGTCAGAACGTCATAGAAGTGATGTCAGCTGCTAGCTTCCTTCAGATGACTGATGTCATTAGTGTATGTAAGACCTTTATTAAGTCTTCACTAGACATTAGTGAGAAGGAAAAAGATCGCTATTTCAGTCTCTCTGATAAAGATGCCAATTCTAATGGTATAGAACGTTCCTCCTTTTATAGCAGTGGCTGGCAAGAAGGCagttctccacattctcacctaAGCTCAGATCAAGGGACAGGTATAATAAGTGGAAAATCTTGGAGTAAGTATAATTACCACCCAGCCCCCCAAAGGAATACTCAACAGCCTTTGGCCAAGCATGAACAAAggaaagattccatcaaaaagtCCAAACATTTGAGGTTGTCACAGCCTTCTGAAGTTGCTCATTATAAGCCAAGCAAACGAGAAGCACGAGCATCAGATTCTTCCAGCCACATTTCCCAATCTGAAGAACAAGCACAAATTGATGCTGATATGGACTCAACTCCTGTTGGCTATCCATATGGTCCGGGATCTGATGTCACATCCAGAAGCTTTCCAGGTATCTAAAAACAGTCCCCTCAGTGAGGTTCTAAGGCTCCTATATAAATCAGTCTTATCTCAACATGTCCTTACTTTGAAGTGTTATGGGCAGTTGAaccaagtgattttttaaaaagtcatagtcctctaatgaaatttatttcctaaaacataaatttaaatttctttaaaaaaataataaatttctttttttaaaatattatttatttatttatgagagagagagggagggagaagcaggctccattcagggagcccaacgtgggactcgatcccaggagtccaggatcactccctgaaccaaagacaggagctaaactgctgagccatccagggttccccaaatttaaatttctaattaaaaataatattggctaggggagggcagcccggttggctcagtggtttagctccgccttcagcccagggcctgatcctagagacccgggatcaagtcccacatcgggctccctgcatggagcctgcttctccctctgcctatgtctctgcctctctctctctatctctcatgaataaataaataaaatctttaaaaaaagaaaatattggttaggggtacctgactggctcagttggtagaacatacaactcttgatcatagaatcatgagttcaagccccacactgggaatggagcctactttaaaaaaaaaaaaaaaaaaaaaaggataaatttaatAACAGTCAAAACAATAGAGTTCTGAATTTCAAAGCCCAAGGTTTTCCAAACTTGTGTCAGCAGATGATTAGATTACTGTTAAGCTTTTATAGctcgttttttaaaaagatttatttatttatttatttatttatttatttatttatttatttatttatgatagagagagagaaagagtgagagtggcagagacacaggaggaaggagaagcgggctccatgccgggagcccgaagtgggactggatcccaggactccaggatcgtgccctgggccaaaagcaggtgctaaaccgctgagctacccagggatctcctataGCTCTTTCTAAATGGTTCAATCCCTAAGATgcgtattttcattttctattgtatttttttctcagtattccCTCAGGAGGAGTATTTTTATACAGAAAAGTTAAACAGAGTAACCATGCATATTTACAAAGGTTCACAGGCCTAAGACCTAAAAGAAATGAGACTATATCtgattttattgagatataaatacataatttagggcagcccgggtggcttagtggtttagcgccgcctttagcccagggcctgatcttggagacccaggattgtgtcccatgttgggctccctacatggagcctgcttcttcctctgcctgtgtctctgcctctctctctgtatgtctctcattaataaataaataaaatctttaaaaaaaataaaataaatacataattaaaaaaaaaaaacatttaacacaCAGCCCATAACATTGACCTGGTAATCCTATGTGCAACAACAACCtgagacatttcatttttatgatagTAGTGAAATGTAGAAAGATTATATAGGTTGTTGGTTTCAGCAGTACACCCCACACTGTCATAAGACTGTCGTAGAGAACAGGGATTAGAAATGCATGCTTTaccaggagtacctgggtggcgcagtccaTTAATTGTCcaactcagttttggctcaggccatgatccacAGTTGTGGGATTGACCCAtgcatcagactctgcactcagcatggagtttgcttgagaatctctctcttcctctctctgcccctcccagtgctgctcacactctctctctcaagataaataattttttaaaaatctttaaaaaaaagaagaaatacatgtCATACAGTTCTGCCCCAATTAATCAGGTAGCAAACTTGCTTAGTACTTTACATGTGAGTTTAAAGGAGAATTATAAGATGAAACTGCTACAGATTATAAGAttcaaattatacttttaaaattgtttttattttaggaaaatttcaaacatacacaaaaggaaagagaatagtATAATTCACCTCCAGGTACCCCATACCCAGTTTGAACAACTTCCTATACATGCCAATCTTGTTTCATCAGTATCATTACTTCTTACtcctctctttattatttttaagcaaataccAGACATCATaagttttcatctgtaaatatttcaaaatgtgtcCCTAAAATGTAGTCGTTAAAAAAAGTGAtggtgcctgggtgacccaggcatccaactcttgatttcagctcaggtcatgatctcagggttgtgagatcaaaccctgcctGACTccgtgctaggcatggagcctgcttaagatgctcggGTAGCCCAGATGGCtaagaggtttagcgccgccttcggcccaggcgtgatcatggagacccgggatcgagtaccacgtcgggctccctgtgtggagcctgcttctccctctgcctgtgtctctgcctctctctctctctctctctctccctctctctttctctccttctctctccctctctctttctctctctctctctctctctgtgtctctcattaaataaatacatcaaaaaaaataaataaaatttaaaaaataaataaataaataaatacatcttaaaaaaaaaaaaagatctctccctctctctgcccctcccctcccctaaaaaacaaagcaaaactgagacatgtgactcttgatcccagggctgtGAATTCAAGTCCCATTGGGCAtgtagcctacttaaaaaaaaaaaatttaaaaaggtgtctttaaaaaaaaacctacaatacCATAATTATACCTAAACAAAATGGGAACCTtgggtggcgtagcagtttagcgcctgcctttggcgcagggtgtgatcctggagacccgggatcgaatcccacgtcgggctccccgtgcatggagcctgcttctccctctgcctatgtctctgcctctctctctctctctctctgtgtgactatcataaataaaaattaaaaaaaaaattatacctaaaCAAAAATAAGAGTTCCTTAACATCAGTAAATAGCCAATCTATTCACATTCCTGAGTTgtcacataaatttttaaaaataagttcgttgtagataacatattttttttttttaattttttatttatttatgataggcacacagtgagagagagagaggcagagacacaggcagagggagaagcaggctccatgcaccgtgagcctgacgtgggattcgatcccgggtctccaggatcgcgccctgggccaaaggcaggcgccaaaccgctgcgccacccagggatcccgtagataacatattttaaaataataggcaACCAGCTAGATTTTTATTAATTGCATTTTCCTGTAGTAATAACCTGGGAATGCATGAAATTGTATCCTGTTATAGAGCTTATTGAAAGTCCCGCTGAGCTCTCACCATTGACCAAAGCATACggaaaaaagcaaatcaaaagtAAGAAATCTCCGTTGCATTTTTAAACACCAAAAGAGTGATCTTTTCTCTAGATGGACTCTGTGCTTTTATAATTCTAGGTTATGTGAACCTAATTTCAATAATGAACAGCTGAATTTAACAGCTATTAAATTGATGAAGTTTGCCTCCACTCATAACTAACATCTTGAATacatgagttttatttattttttaaagtttatatatatattttagtaatctgtgcacccaacatggggctcaaattcacagccccgagatcatgaATCACAGGCTCTtataactgagccagccaggcaccccttgaatacttgagttttaaaataaaaaaaataaaaataaaaataaataaataaataaaataaaataaaataaaaaattaaatatatttgacatttttcacctttaaaaGTATTATGAGtatatgaaaagaaaaggcaaggagatacaaatatgtaataaaacaaaTTACTTAAAAGCTCTAATATGAAATACTTTTGTATTGTACCAAcagttctttagtttttgtttttgtgggggtTTTCTGTATATCCAGTTTTAAAATCCAGCACTGCCTTTTTACGTTTCAAATCCAGTGACTCTGAAACACTGAATGACAAGGTGAGTGCAAaagttgaaattttttcttttttttaatatttatttatttatttatttatttatttatttatttatttatttatttatgatagtcacacagagagagagagagaggcagacataggcagagggagaagcaggctccatgcaccgggagcccgacgtgggattcgatcccgggtctccaggattgtgccctgggccgaaggcagcactaaatcgctgagccacccagggatccggagAGCCGAAATTTACCCCAACTTTGTAAATGTATCAAATGCTGCAGTTACAGTTCTGGCCAGGATTGCATGAACAATCAAGTCTTCTTCCGTCTCTTTTTCTCCTGCCTTTCCAAAATTGGACTCACCAAATCCTTTGGGATTCTTTATGTTACTAGAATTGTTAtgattgggggcacctgggtggctcagtcactaaGGGTGAGCCttcagctcgagtcatgatcttggggtcctgggatctaattcctcctcgggctccctgctcagcagggagtttgcttctccccctacttgtgctctctctctctctctctctctgtcaaataaataaataaaatattaaacataaataaataaataggacgcctggtggctcagtcagttaagcgactgcctttagctcgggtcatgatcccagggtccaaggatccagtcctgcatcaggctttctgctcagcagggagtctgcttgtccttctgcccctctcccagctcattctctctctcaaataaatagataaaatatttataaataaataaataaataaataaatagaatagaatagaatagaattgtaATGATGAACTTTCCAGTGATTTAATCGAACTATCTCCTGACAGATGATCTGCCCAGGATGCGGTTCAAGTGCCCATACTGCACACACGTGGTGAAGCGAAAGGCAGACCTCAAGCGCCACCTTCGCTGCCATACAGGAGAAAGGCCCTATCCATGTCAAGCCTGTGGGAAAAGATTTAGCAGGCTAGACCACCTCAGTAGCCATTTTCGAACAGTATGTACATGATTTCTCATCATTTTACTTCTTAAGAAATGTGTGCATTTATATGCTTTCAGATCATCTAATTTACTGAGAGAAATCTTTTCATACAACTCTACCATATTAGAATTTCTTCCAACTTCATGGTTTTACTTTGTAcataatttatactttaatacatatatatatactttttattcaCCTTTGAAGCCTTGAATTAGGTGATACTCTTTTgaatatccattttatttaaaaattttaaaaaatacccattgtaattaaaattgaacatctttttatatactgGTCTTTTCAAGAGCCAAAGACAATGTAAGATAAAGATACCTGaatctcgggcagccctggtggctcagcggtttagcgccacctttagcccagggcgtgatcctggagacccggtatcgagtcccacgtggggctccctgcatggagcctgcttctccctctgcctgtgtctctgcctccctctctccctctctctctctctctctctctctttgtgtttctcatgagtaaataaataaaatctttaaaaaaaaaaaaaagacaactgaatCTCTAGGTTAGAGTCACCACTTCAGATACTCAGCATCTACTAGTGATTCTTGATTGCTTATCTGGTAGGATCTCTGTCCAGTTTCTACTTTCCGTCCTCTGTCTACATTACCCTATTTCTAGTCCTACATAGTCTCCTCAAGAAAGGGAGCAAGGTGGCCCATAGAGCCCATTCCAGAAATTGGACTGTCAGCAGTCAGAAAAATCTCAGGGAATTTGCTGTTCAGTGCTCTGATGGGCTACTAAGGTAAGGACTTTTGGAATTACTCTACTGTTCATCTTGAGACAAGAATGTTTTCTGAAATCTGCGTTCTATTACTTATACGTCTATTCCATTTATATCAGCACTTTTTGACTTTAAAGGACAGTGGGTCACTGAAGAAGAACAGAAATCACCTTCTTCAGTGAAGGTGTACATAATTCACCTTCTCCAGTGAAGGTGATTTCTTCATGCATTGCTTTTTAGTTAGCTATTTAGCAAATATATACTGAGCATCTATGTGCCAGCTCCTTTTCTCAGTGCTAGGTATccagcagtgagcaaaacagacaaaatctctgccttcattAACCTAAtgaagctagtttttttttttttaattgaaaaaaaaccttttattattATGGAAGCAATGAATATGcactataaaaactaaaaataaggaaataaaaataggggatccctgggtggcacagcggtttagcacctgcctttggcccagggagcgatcctggagacccgggattgaatcccacgtcggactcccggtgcatggagcctgcttctccctctgcctgtgtctctgcctctctctctctgtgactatcataaaaaaaaataataataataataaaaattaataaaaaaataaaaatactttattttcaccACCCAAAGACTACCACTCTTAAAATTCtatcacatacatatatatggatttttttttttaaaccaaattagagggcagcccgagtggctcagcggtttagcgccgccttcagcccagggcatgatcctagagacccgggatcgagtcccacatcgagctccctacatggagcctgcttctccctctgcctgtggctctgcctctctctctgtgtatgtctcatgaataaataaataaaatcttaaaaaaaaaaaattagagggcagcccgggtagctcagaggtttagcgctgctttcagcccagggtgggatcctggagacccgggatggaatcccatacccagctctttgcatggagcctgcttctctctctgcctgtgtctctacctctctctctatgtctctcatgcataaataaataaataaaaccaaattaagTCATATTGTTTGTGCCTCCTCTCTTTAGTGAACAGTCTCTATCTACCTTTCcatctcaataaaattttatctaaCATCCAGTAGTTCAATTTCAAGTTTCCCTGTAATCCCCCAATATCTTTTATAACTGGTTTGTTCAAACCAATATTCAATGCAGTATCCTTTATTACCCCTCATTGTTAAGTcccttaaatatgtttttaagagaGCATAGTCTCCCAGCcctctttttatttccataacaCTGACTTACTGAAGATATCAAGACAATTGTTTTACAAAATACCCTACTTCTTGATTTCTCTGCTTGCTTTCTTTGGTGTCATTTAGCTTTTTCCTCTatacctccccacccctgcattTTCTAGAAACCAGATATTTTATCTAAAGGCTTAATGgaggcggcctgggtggctcagcggtttagcgccacctttggcccaggtcgtgatcctggggaccctggatcaaggtccacatcaggctccctgcatggggcctgcttctccctctgcctgtgtctctgcctctgtgtgtgtgtgtgtgtgtgtgtgtgtgtgtgtctatcatgaatgaataaataaaatctttaaaaaaaataataaaataaaataaaggcttaaTGGATTCAAGGTAAATACTTTCAGCTAGAACACATCAAGGGTGAAATCGTTTGTCTCATAATGTGTCACATTAGGAGACATGTAATATCTACTAGACCCATTCATATTAAGATTGGTCACTAAACTAGGGTAATGATACCGTGATCCCACCATTATTCAGTTTTAGGTGCCACCTTATGATCAGAAAGGAATCTGTGGAACTATTTTGGTATTACGTATGTTACTATACATTTCCCCATCAACTGTTCATTTTATGGTATTAATTGTCATTTGATAAACTCTGTCCAAATTACTGATTTTACTTGAGTTGTAGAATGATTtactaattttatcatttcttctatattattAGTTAGAATTCTATAAAGTAAAACTATCTtctggacagcccaggtggctcagcgatttagtgcctgcctttggctcagagcatgatcctggagacccaggattgagtcccgtgtggggctccctcatggagctggttcttcttctgcctgtgtttctgcctctctctctctctctctctgtgtgtgtgtttcatgaatagataaataaaatctttaaaaacaaaacaaaacaaaactatcttCTATTGGGACTATTCAGTTACTTTGAAATACAGTTACTACAGGAGaaacaagataaatatttaattctttcccTTTATCGATTATCAAAATAAAGAGTTGATTTAATAGCAGTTTTAAATGGTAATATGAATTTTTTCtggctttgtattttttaagtagcATACAGACTCATGAATTTTCACTGGTTCATTGTGTTTGATCTATAACAATTATTGCTCTTTTAGGAACTcagatttggggcagccccagtggcgcagcggtttagcaccgcctgcagcctagggcatgatcctggagaccctggatcgagtcccacatcaggctctctgcatggagcctgcttctccctctgcctgtgtctctgcctctctctctctctctttgtgtgtctctatgaataaataaataaataatcttaaaaaaaaaaaaggaactcagattttcagttttgttcaGTGAGGATAATTTGATGTTGGTTCTTGTCTCCTTAGGTTATTCAATGGTTAGAGGTAgaagatatatattttctaaataatgagTTTGTGatgacattttcaattttaacatAGTGTGTTGCTTAATTTCTTTGATTGCATAATTGTATTGGAATTGATGGGATGGGGATAAACACATATCTGTGCCAGAACTTTCTAACAAAAACTATCACATATTATACCCATAACATTACTATCTGGGGAACAATGAGAGTACATTCAAGTTGTTTACTGATTAATATGTCAATAGTTAAGCAGAAAATTACTATACTGAACTGTAGTCTCATacattttcctagatattttacGAGACTGCATGCATtagtttgtctttgttttgtttttgttttggtggctacttgggtttttttttgttttgttttgtttttttgtggctACTTCCATACTGTTCTGATTTTATCTAAATGAATATgccataaatattaatttgacattataaaattaattgtaATGGCTTTTAGAGTACAACCCATAGTCTGCTCTGACAACAATTAAAGATGTTTATTAGTaactataattatgtaattattcatcagttataatttttttccaaagcacttCACACACATTAACTCATTTGGTCCTCACAACCCGagttgtattctctctctctccctcttttttttttttttttgtattctcatTAGTAATAAGGAAGTAGGCAGGGATAATAATAGGCTGATCCATAGCAGAACCACCACACTTGTTGTCATGACCAATGTCCATTTTGATTGTCAGGCTTCTATTCTGTTTCGGTGGTGTCCATACCTTactaattgttaaatattttgactaTCACCCTGGAAGCAGGTTTATATTGTTTTCAACTACTTGCTTCAAGGTACATGGCTAGTAGATGACAAAAGCAGGGCTAGAACCCAAGCCTTCCTGTTGCTAGTCTAGTCCTCTTTCCACAAGATAGTTCATTAATAGAAGTGACAAGTAAGCCTTCTatccaaaaatatgttttgataaatttaaatttgggataatatatttttctttctctagctgaTAACAATAAACTAACATATGAAATGAGGTTTCTCCCTTCTCAAAATTAAGGTATATAAAGTCCTTAAAATAGTACATGTGATAAACTTAGTatttgcaattattattattctgagaAGGTGTCCCTTGTTACCTCGGATATCAAAATACTGTTGGATTAAGGGATGTGTGAcattaatatgttttattaatcataaaaatgttACAGCCATCATTTAGagaaaggtgttatttatttgtgATGTAGATTTATCACCAAAACCTGTGATCTTTTTCTAATAATTAGATGTTAACTTAATATTAGTGCTTGGCTTTGGACATCTTAAGTTTATAAACTGGTACCTAGATATCCAACTGTGCTGCTtttgaaaaatccatttttatcaCTGTCTCAATCTCTACACAGATTCACCAGGCATGCAAATTAATCTGCAGAAAATGCAAACGCCATGTGACCGATCTAACAGGGCAAGTGGTCCAGGAAGGAACCAGGCGCTACAGACTCTGTAATGAGTGCCTTGCTGAAGTGGGCATAGACAGCCTCCCCATCGATTTGGAAGCTGAACAGCATCTTATGTCCCCATCAGATGGAGATAAGGATTCCAGGTGGCACTTGAGTGAAGACGAGAATAGATCATACGTGGAGATTGTAGAGGATGGGTCTGCAGATCTGGTCATACAACAAGTTGATGATAGTGAAGAAGAAGATGAGAAGGAAATAAAGCCCAACATTAGGTAGCTGACATATGAACCAACAGAGCTGGCATGTCTGCAACTTACACTGACTTCCTGTATCTTTCTCTTTCCGTGGTCAGAGTCTGGTTCACAAATTTATCAGACTGATTTAACGGTAATGACCTAATATAACTTGCATGCTTTCTAAACAGgtcattttatccattctgaactTTGTTGCCCTAAAATATGTTGCTGCACTGGAAAGAAAGACCTAGCTTAAGTTGGCATGATGGATGAACAATTAATCCTCTTCCTTTTATTACAgagttaccttttttcttttaatattgaaCGATCTACTTAGCAAAtgtttctcaaagaaaatattttaaataaatttaccaCAACCAAACTTTATGTAAGATAATTTCAAGGTGTTccaaaaacacaaactaccaataCTGAATTTTCACAGGGAACCAGGTAAGAGCACATTTAAGGGTCTGGCACCCTACCTGACTGAACTAATAAGTCTTTCTATTAATTTCAGTTCTAAAACCACCTTTCAGTATCCCAATATCCTAGATATTGTTTTAGGATTATGGTAGGTGGcaaatctaaaatatttgaaaccattcatagtttgatttttttttttgtcattaagtTAAAGATGACTCTTTTCTAGTCAGTAttgttttaaaacacacacacacaaaaacctaaTGTAGTGGCAGATGGCAGATTACATACGGACATCATTTTCTAAAGCAGGAAACAAGTACTGCCTAAAAGTCAAGGCAGTTTGTGAAGATCTGTCAATATAATTAATTCTctctaaaggaaaaacaaacaacaaaaaaaccccaaaaatgaTAAACAAGAAAATTGGAGGTTACCAGTTCTTGAGAGGAATTTCTAACATTTATTGTTCTTCTATATTATTTCTAAAGTACTCTCACACATTTTCTCACCTAATCAGCAAGGTAAATATTATTGTCTctaatttacaaatgaggaaattaataAGAAAGTTTAAGTGATGGGACTGATGATAGACAGGTTTTGACTTTAAACAGCCCTCTCTCCATATTGTCTTCTGAAGTGGCAAAGAATTGAAGTCAAACCTCACCAATCTGCAGTAATTAGAAAAAAGCCTATTAGCATTAGAAAGTATGAAGGAGGAACTTCATAATCTTCAAGAACACATAATAACTTGGACTAGAGTTATCCAAGAGTGCGCAGTGATGTCCCTACAGAGTCTACTGACATGTTTTTAATGTCAGATTATTTATGTGTAAATGTTATTATAACACTCTTGAACAAGTTACTCTCTAcatgctttaaacatttttttaatcttgtttatataatttttcaaaacaaactttTCTCCTAGGATACAAAGGTGAATTGAAACTACCTCCCTGTAAGGGGCGCCTGGCTgcgactcttcatcttgggggttgtaagtttgagcccaagttgggtgtagagattacttttaaaaaatctttaaagttaaaTAAACTCCTCCTCTGTTTGAATTATTAAGTATTCTAAAAGTACAGTTAAATCAGAGAAGCATTATTTTAGTTCAGAAGATAAAATCTGAATCCTGGAAGAACTGTCCTTACTGAGGGTTGCTACAGATTATTACAGTTAGGcttgatataatttaattttgatagagGCTCCATGTATTATACCGTATTTCTAAATATCATGACATCCCTCAAGAtgatacttttcattttatttttttctcttattctttaatTAATGATTGTCCTTGATACCGATTGGAGGACTAAAATGgttaatttctaaaacattttttacaaataGATGAATAAccgtttgtttttgttt is drawn from Canis lupus familiaris isolate Mischka breed German Shepherd unplaced genomic scaffold, alternate assembly UU_Cfam_GSD_1.0 chrUn_S457H618, whole genome shotgun sequence and contains these coding sequences:
- the LOC119879221 gene encoding zinc finger and BTB domain-containing protein 8A; this encodes MEISSHQSHLLQQLNEQRRQDVFCDCSILVEGKVFKAHRNVLFASSGYFKMLLSQNSKETSQPTTATFQAFSPDTFTVILDFVYSGKLSLTGQNVIEVMSAASFLQMTDVISVCKTFIKSSLDISEKEKDRYFSLSDKDANSNGIERSSFYSSGWQEGSSPHSHLSSDQGTGIISGKSWSKYNYHPAPQRNTQQPLAKHEQRKDSIKKSKHLRLSQPSEVAHYKPSKREARASDSSSHISQSEEQAQIDADMDSTPVGYPYGPGSDVTSRSFPDDLPRMRFKCPYCTHVVKRKADLKRHLRCHTGERPYPCQACGKRFSRLDHLSSHFRTIHQACKLICRKCKRHVTDLTGQVVQEGTRRYRLCNECLAEVGIDSLPIDLEAEQHLMSPSDGDKDSRWHLSEDENRSYVEIVEDGSADLVIQQVDDSEEEDEKEIKPNIR